Proteins encoded within one genomic window of Granulicella pectinivorans:
- a CDS encoding sugar phosphate isomerase/epimerase family protein translates to MKLGISGFAWTANFEERHLSLLPGVRTMGFEAFEVPLFDPAALPVAAIRRAFEANDLACTLCGILPAGINPISSDPVVRQRSRDHLVRSIEAAAEMGAHLLGGPLFAPIGYLPGHRSTEDEWTWAIEHFQSVVGLLEAHDVTLSIEPVNRSETFFVRTGEEAAKLCAAVGSPRIGVTIDTFHANIEEKNIAAAVESLGVHVKHMHMSENDRSLLGSGHVDFPAILRSLQRSRYEGYLMIEGFGYRASESSAPGALWADPAVSPEMLAQQGFSYLKGLLHGTA, encoded by the coding sequence ATGAAGCTAGGAATCAGTGGATTTGCCTGGACCGCCAACTTCGAAGAGCGACATCTCAGCCTGCTCCCCGGCGTGCGAACCATGGGCTTCGAAGCCTTTGAGGTCCCGCTCTTTGACCCAGCGGCGCTCCCCGTCGCTGCCATCCGTCGCGCCTTCGAGGCGAACGATCTCGCCTGCACGCTCTGCGGGATTCTTCCGGCTGGCATCAACCCCATCAGCTCCGATCCTGTCGTGCGTCAGCGCTCTCGCGATCATCTCGTGCGCTCGATCGAAGCTGCGGCAGAGATGGGCGCGCATCTTCTCGGTGGACCACTCTTCGCGCCGATTGGCTATCTGCCCGGACACCGGTCCACAGAGGACGAATGGACCTGGGCGATCGAGCACTTTCAGTCCGTCGTGGGGCTTCTTGAAGCGCATGATGTCACGTTGTCGATAGAGCCCGTGAACCGTTCGGAGACCTTCTTCGTGCGGACCGGCGAAGAAGCCGCGAAGCTCTGTGCCGCGGTGGGAAGCCCGCGCATCGGGGTCACGATCGATACGTTCCACGCGAACATCGAAGAGAAGAACATTGCAGCGGCGGTCGAGTCGTTGGGTGTTCACGTGAAGCACATGCATATGAGCGAGAACGACCGCAGCCTTCTCGGTTCGGGACACGTTGATTTTCCTGCTATTCTTCGTTCTCTCCAGCGGAGTCGGTACGAAGGATATCTGATGATCGAAGGGTTCGGCTATCGTGCGTCCGAATCCTCAGCTCCGGGTGCGCTATGGGCTGACCCGGCCGTCTCCCCCGAGATGCTCGCGCAACAAGGGTTCTCGTATCTCAAAGGACTGCTTCACGGCACAGCCTGA